One genomic segment of Cerasicoccus sp. TK19100 includes these proteins:
- a CDS encoding alpha-amylase family glycosyl hydrolase, producing MKKGPEWLKDAIFYEIYPQSFLDTNGDGIGDLPGVIQKLDYIQSLGCNAIWLNPCFVSPFGDAGYDVSDFRKVDPRYGTNDDMLRLFEEAHKRGMKVTLDLVAGHTSVQHPWFQASASPQQNAYSNWYIWTDSVWTESHNGAPLVRGYSDRNAAYMPNYFHFQPALNYGFQEPDPDKPWQLPTNHPDVLALREEMKNIMRFWMDAGADGFRVDMASSLVKSDPEMKGTIAFWQDVRAMFDQEYPDCVLIAEWSFPKHALQAGFHLDFMIHFNTEAYNSLFRDEKKRDCFLTPGTRYGHSFFDREGKGDITRFLTHYIEHFTETRDFGYISLPTGNHDLTRISCHRTIEELKVIYAFLWTMPGIPYLYYGDEIGMRYISGLTSKEGGFGRVGSRTPMQWDGTKKAGFSSAPEELFYLPLDASSSRPSVAEQEKTTDSLLNHTRALAKLRREHPALGSEADFIVLYGEKNLYPFIYLRKAENETIMVVINPAERTTRVSLEMDVSQISSLWEGGIQITPKEHKVEVVCDSVSYGLFSVQLVTNTPKFEADLAQISK from the coding sequence ATGAAAAAGGGACCCGAATGGCTAAAAGACGCTATTTTCTACGAAATTTATCCGCAAAGTTTTCTGGATACCAATGGTGATGGGATTGGAGATCTCCCAGGTGTTATCCAAAAGCTCGATTACATACAATCACTCGGCTGCAATGCAATCTGGCTAAACCCCTGCTTCGTCTCGCCATTTGGCGACGCGGGTTATGATGTCAGCGATTTCCGCAAAGTGGATCCGCGCTACGGAACCAATGATGATATGCTACGCCTTTTTGAAGAGGCCCATAAGCGCGGGATGAAGGTCACACTCGACCTCGTCGCTGGCCACACGTCCGTCCAGCATCCGTGGTTTCAGGCATCCGCCAGCCCCCAGCAGAACGCATATTCTAACTGGTATATCTGGACCGACAGCGTCTGGACTGAAAGCCATAATGGCGCACCTTTGGTGCGCGGCTACAGCGATCGAAATGCGGCTTACATGCCTAATTATTTTCATTTTCAGCCAGCCCTTAATTATGGCTTTCAGGAGCCTGACCCAGATAAGCCCTGGCAGCTTCCCACCAATCATCCCGATGTCCTGGCCCTCCGCGAAGAAATGAAAAATATCATGCGCTTTTGGATGGATGCAGGCGCAGATGGCTTTAGGGTAGACATGGCATCGTCACTGGTCAAGTCGGACCCGGAAATGAAGGGAACGATAGCATTTTGGCAGGATGTCCGGGCTATGTTCGACCAGGAGTATCCAGACTGCGTGCTCATTGCCGAGTGGTCCTTTCCCAAGCATGCGCTGCAAGCAGGCTTTCACCTGGATTTCATGATTCACTTCAATACGGAGGCTTACAACTCACTCTTCCGCGACGAAAAGAAGCGTGATTGTTTTTTAACCCCGGGGACACGCTATGGACATAGCTTCTTTGACCGTGAAGGCAAAGGTGATATAACCCGCTTTCTCACCCATTACATTGAGCACTTTACGGAGACGCGTGACTTCGGCTATATATCACTCCCCACGGGTAACCACGACCTAACCCGTATAAGCTGTCATCGCACCATCGAGGAGCTTAAAGTCATTTATGCCTTCCTCTGGACCATGCCAGGCATCCCCTATCTTTATTACGGGGATGAAATCGGTATGCGGTATATCTCCGGTTTAACATCCAAGGAAGGTGGATTTGGCCGGGTAGGTTCACGAACACCCATGCAATGGGACGGAACTAAAAAGGCAGGCTTTTCTTCGGCCCCTGAAGAGTTGTTCTATCTGCCACTGGACGCCTCATCATCTAGACCAAGTGTGGCTGAGCAGGAGAAAACTACAGACTCACTATTGAATCATACCAGGGCGCTCGCAAAACTGCGTCGTGAGCACCCAGCTCTAGGCTCTGAAGCCGACTTTATCGTCCTCTACGGTGAGAAAAACCTCTATCCTTTCATCTATTTGCGGAAGGCTGAAAACGAGACGATTATGGTCGTCATTAACCCTGCCGAAAGAACAACTCGTGTCAGTCTCGAGATGGATGTTAGTCAGATTTCCAGTCTATGGGAAGGTGGCATCCAGATAACACCGAAAGAGCATAAGGTGGAAGTAGTCTGCGATAGCGTTTCTTATGGTTTATTTTCTGTGCAGCTAGTCACGAATACACCAAAGTTTGAGGCTGACTTGGCTCAGATTTCGAAGTAA
- a CDS encoding VWA domain-containing protein: MAAFLTHREQQAALPWSMERFRVYSALLVSLGLALLCIALARPLTGPKQAEGSSLGIEAYVALDVSQSMLVQDAEPYRLAQAKEKLLAWREELAGDRVGLILFAGDAFVQIPPTHDLAIFEKMVRKATTRSVSQGGTNFKRAIELAAESFSKREVEAPILIIISDGEQLQEDGISAAKKAYQEQGLRTYTVGVGSAQGGEVRMLDSTGKVGGPVKRDQMKRIVYSRLDATMLKSLAQEGGGIYTHLDDSDNALVALYREELRPLALNSRQIIADEYNEWFSIPLGLGLLLLLTEPYLRPRKAYSLQPVNALPVMLPQDTTSNEDGAPMQNSKRPSPLRNRLQSLGNPLLLILMAVICVSVARGEEIAVNENQPSPLEAEMQERLEANPQDWEAIYNLGVLAYREKDYNKATFQFTRLYACPDKSIREKARFQLGNAQVRMAEQNEGYRAVPALDEALSTYDRLVDSSLKKEVEHNRTETYKRFESVAISSAREQLGYGLASNDRTQQNFRFGLALQAINPLLLRDPDNKEAISLKQKIATEYAKNLIESAQELENRAETLWKEKNSNKADFEQTKAIEMLEKALALLPEDELLAQQLLEAKKKLAERLVDSVESTLEKKSDFDNLNRLLPVLDRAESLTAENSEIEPLREEILQQMEQDAINRGDRAADEYARMENETMATVLLQTALENYQKALSVNPENEHANEQLAELEPQLGESFHDLATKELAQAEQITSNAMDSEGEAQDTAANPETLADQQIKEAITHLEKASSGFANAEALGYEEEQSEALKSKAEEQLLSLREELNKRLSEQLASAEKSPDASGNNSPKPSSEAGAPPPPEMGSFASLRKKYGANGSSRTATDDGRDW, encoded by the coding sequence ATGGCGGCATTTTTGACTCACCGCGAGCAGCAAGCTGCCCTGCCGTGGAGCATGGAGCGCTTCCGCGTCTATTCGGCATTGCTGGTGAGCCTGGGCCTGGCCCTTCTCTGCATTGCCCTGGCTCGCCCCTTAACCGGGCCCAAGCAAGCGGAAGGCTCCTCGCTAGGCATCGAGGCTTATGTTGCGCTGGATGTCTCGCAAAGTATGTTGGTGCAGGATGCGGAGCCCTATCGCCTGGCTCAGGCCAAGGAGAAGCTACTCGCCTGGCGTGAGGAGCTGGCGGGCGATCGTGTTGGCCTTATCCTCTTCGCCGGAGATGCCTTTGTGCAAATCCCGCCAACTCATGATTTAGCCATCTTTGAAAAAATGGTCCGAAAAGCCACGACGCGCTCGGTCAGTCAAGGCGGCACCAATTTCAAACGAGCCATCGAGCTGGCCGCCGAGTCCTTTTCTAAGAGAGAGGTCGAGGCACCCATACTCATCATAATATCCGATGGGGAGCAGTTGCAGGAAGATGGCATCTCCGCTGCGAAAAAAGCATATCAAGAGCAAGGGCTTAGAACCTACACGGTAGGCGTCGGATCAGCGCAGGGAGGTGAAGTCCGTATGCTCGACAGCACTGGAAAGGTCGGCGGCCCAGTAAAACGCGATCAAATGAAACGCATCGTCTACTCGCGATTGGACGCAACCATGCTCAAATCTCTGGCGCAGGAAGGAGGCGGCATCTATACTCATTTGGATGATTCCGACAATGCACTCGTGGCATTGTATCGAGAAGAGCTAAGGCCGCTGGCGCTCAACTCCCGTCAAATCATTGCCGATGAGTACAACGAGTGGTTTTCCATCCCCCTTGGTTTAGGGCTTTTGTTATTGCTAACAGAGCCCTACCTGCGACCAAGAAAGGCCTATTCCTTACAGCCTGTGAATGCGCTGCCAGTGATGCTTCCGCAGGACACAACCTCTAACGAAGATGGCGCCCCTATGCAAAATTCTAAACGCCCCTCTCCATTACGTAATCGACTCCAAAGTTTGGGCAATCCTCTCCTGCTCATTCTGATGGCAGTCATCTGTGTGTCAGTGGCACGAGGCGAAGAAATCGCCGTGAATGAAAACCAACCTTCTCCACTCGAGGCAGAGATGCAGGAGAGGCTGGAGGCCAACCCTCAAGACTGGGAAGCGATTTATAATCTGGGTGTCCTTGCCTATCGAGAAAAAGACTACAATAAGGCGACGTTTCAGTTCACGCGCCTTTATGCCTGCCCCGATAAATCTATACGTGAAAAAGCGCGCTTTCAACTCGGTAACGCCCAAGTGCGGATGGCTGAGCAAAACGAAGGCTATCGGGCGGTTCCCGCGCTGGATGAAGCACTGAGCACTTATGACAGGTTAGTCGATAGCAGTCTGAAAAAGGAGGTCGAGCACAACCGGACGGAGACCTACAAGCGCTTTGAAAGCGTCGCCATCTCCTCTGCACGAGAGCAACTTGGCTACGGTTTAGCCTCCAATGACAGGACTCAGCAAAACTTTCGCTTCGGTCTCGCTCTCCAAGCCATAAACCCTCTGCTCCTGCGCGATCCGGACAACAAGGAAGCGATTTCTTTAAAGCAAAAAATTGCGACGGAGTATGCGAAGAATCTCATCGAATCGGCCCAGGAGCTGGAGAATCGCGCAGAAACATTATGGAAGGAAAAGAATAGCAACAAAGCAGACTTCGAACAAACCAAGGCCATTGAGATGCTTGAAAAAGCCCTTGCCCTGCTGCCGGAAGATGAACTGCTCGCGCAACAATTGCTGGAGGCGAAGAAGAAGTTAGCTGAGAGACTGGTCGATTCCGTAGAGAGCACTCTGGAGAAAAAAAGCGATTTCGATAACCTTAACCGATTACTTCCAGTGCTGGATCGCGCTGAATCTCTCACAGCCGAGAATTCCGAAATCGAGCCCTTACGCGAAGAGATTCTGCAGCAGATGGAGCAAGATGCCATCAATCGTGGAGACCGGGCAGCGGATGAATATGCGCGTATGGAAAATGAAACCATGGCAACCGTGCTATTACAGACAGCACTCGAAAACTATCAAAAGGCCCTCAGCGTGAATCCGGAAAACGAACACGCAAACGAACAGCTAGCTGAGCTTGAGCCTCAACTGGGAGAAAGTTTCCACGACTTGGCGACTAAAGAGCTTGCTCAAGCTGAACAAATCACCAGCAACGCCATGGATTCCGAGGGTGAGGCTCAAGATACGGCCGCTAATCCTGAAACTTTGGCCGACCAGCAGATTAAAGAAGCGATCACCCACTTGGAAAAAGCCAGCAGCGGATTCGCTAACGCAGAAGCCTTAGGTTATGAAGAAGAGCAATCCGAAGCATTAAAATCGAAAGCGGAGGAACAGCTTCTTTCATTACGTGAAGAGCTAAACAAGCGATTATCTGAGCAGCTAGCCTCAGCGGAGAAATCGCCTGATGCATCAGGTAATAATAGTCCAAAGCCTAGCTCCGAAGCAGGCGCACCACCCCCGCCGGAGATGGGCTCTTTCGCGAGTCTTCGCAAAAAATACGGCGCTAATGGATCTTCCCGAACTGCCACGGACGATGGCCGCGATTGGTAG
- a CDS encoding vWA domain-containing protein: MSEWLSSFSFGQPWALSLLLLLPILAWRLGGRGRRTSLKYSSTALLAAAAQKPKFGPGKLLMLFRWLAAVLVIVALAQPRTEHSSEKQQKYGIDVALVCDISPSMKYKDFLLEGKKVTRLEALTKAVGEFVEGRPDDRTGMIAFAGKVFLLSPLTLDAGWLPEMLQESTPQGGTAIGEGMFGGIELLKDSAEQSRVMIVVSDGGNNAGRSPLEAAQFARKKGIRVHTLSIISTSELLKMKNEESLMKQVAYETGGQHFTASDSSALMGIYRQIDQMEKSRIEQKQYRLHTQLFPWLTTLALLVGLVEFGLANTLLLRLP; encoded by the coding sequence ATGAGCGAGTGGTTATCCAGTTTTAGCTTTGGGCAGCCTTGGGCATTATCGCTGTTATTACTTCTTCCCATTCTCGCCTGGAGATTAGGTGGCAGGGGACGCAGAACCTCCCTCAAATACTCGTCCACTGCCCTTCTGGCAGCCGCAGCACAAAAGCCTAAGTTCGGACCGGGTAAACTCCTGATGCTATTCCGCTGGCTCGCCGCCGTGCTTGTCATCGTTGCCCTCGCCCAGCCACGCACTGAGCATAGTTCGGAAAAGCAGCAGAAATACGGTATCGATGTGGCACTTGTTTGCGACATATCTCCTTCAATGAAATATAAAGACTTCTTGCTTGAGGGCAAAAAGGTGACTCGCCTGGAGGCCTTAACCAAAGCAGTGGGAGAATTCGTCGAAGGAAGGCCCGACGACCGCACGGGCATGATCGCCTTCGCCGGCAAAGTGTTTTTGCTCAGTCCATTAACCCTGGACGCTGGCTGGCTTCCCGAAATGCTCCAGGAATCGACCCCGCAAGGCGGCACTGCCATTGGGGAAGGTATGTTTGGCGGCATCGAGCTCCTCAAGGACAGCGCAGAGCAATCACGCGTCATGATCGTCGTCTCCGATGGTGGCAACAACGCCGGTCGCTCGCCCCTGGAAGCAGCACAGTTCGCCAGAAAAAAAGGCATACGCGTGCACACACTGAGTATCATCAGCACGAGTGAACTGCTGAAAATGAAGAACGAAGAAAGCCTGATGAAGCAGGTCGCATATGAAACGGGCGGGCAGCATTTCACCGCCTCGGACAGCTCTGCCCTTATGGGGATTTACCGTCAGATAGACCAAATGGAGAAGAGCCGCATCGAGCAAAAGCAATACCGCTTGCACACACAGCTATTCCCTTGGCTCACCACCTTGGCCCTGTTGGTGGGGCTGGTGGAATTCGGTCTAGCCAACACCCTGTTACTCCGACTCCCATGA
- a CDS encoding DUF58 domain-containing protein has translation MIPREYLTRIRQIELRTNKLAEEMLAGSYHSMFKGRGIDFEEVREYQAGDEVRAIDWNVTARTGIPHVRRYREERELSLVLVLDISASGQFGSGPQSKRELAAEIASVLAFSALKNNDRIALVLCTDEVELFIPPGKGRMHVFRLIREILFFEPNSKKTALKAGLDYVNTVFTRKGVVFVISDFLDDSYESSLKMCGIRHDTIAIVTYDASERVLPRVGWVQLEDSESGQIVEINTNDPKVRKRFTRSIEEKLETQKRRLQRAQTDYLEIEAGTHYHVTLRSFFDRRLAKR, from the coding sequence ATGATCCCTCGTGAATACCTCACACGTATCCGCCAGATTGAGTTGAGAACAAACAAGCTGGCCGAGGAGATGCTGGCTGGCTCTTACCACTCCATGTTTAAGGGGCGAGGCATCGACTTTGAAGAAGTCCGCGAATACCAGGCCGGGGATGAGGTGCGCGCCATTGATTGGAATGTTACGGCGCGCACGGGCATTCCCCATGTTCGCCGCTACCGCGAAGAGCGGGAGTTGTCACTGGTGCTGGTGCTGGATATCAGTGCCTCAGGTCAGTTTGGGTCTGGCCCACAGTCAAAGCGCGAACTGGCAGCGGAAATTGCCTCCGTGCTGGCTTTTAGCGCACTGAAGAATAATGACCGAATCGCTCTGGTCCTTTGCACAGACGAAGTCGAGCTATTCATCCCACCAGGTAAGGGGCGTATGCACGTTTTTCGGCTTATCCGAGAGATTCTCTTCTTTGAGCCTAATAGTAAGAAAACGGCTCTTAAGGCAGGCCTAGATTACGTGAATACGGTTTTTACCCGCAAAGGCGTAGTCTTTGTTATTTCTGACTTTCTGGACGACAGCTACGAGAGCTCACTGAAGATGTGCGGTATCCGCCATGATACCATTGCTATCGTGACCTATGATGCCAGCGAGCGCGTGCTTCCCCGCGTCGGCTGGGTCCAGTTGGAAGACTCCGAAAGCGGACAAATTGTGGAAATCAATACCAACGACCCAAAGGTCCGGAAAAGATTCACAAGGAGTATCGAGGAAAAGCTCGAGACGCAAAAGCGACGCCTGCAACGCGCACAAACAGACTATCTAGAGATTGAGGCTGGCACGCATTATCACGTTACGCTGCGCAGCTTTTTCGACCGCCGCCTGGCCAAGCGTTAA
- a CDS encoding AAA family ATPase: MENAQSNTLESDNLEECIAEASQWIPAILQEMKGMVVGQEYLIRRLLIGLLSNGHVLLEGVPGLAKTTTIKALAGCLQASFSRIQFTPDLLPSDIVGTLIYNPQEHKYFTKKGPVFANLLLADEINRAPAKVQSALLEAMQEHQVTLGEESFRLPEPFLVLATQNPVEQEGTYPLPEAQVDRFMMKVEVDYGSNDEELRILEMMASSKPKVAVKPVMTMETLVQLRELTDQIYIDDNIKRYIVELVTATRRPEKIDPKLTGLIRYGASPRATINLTLASRAHAFIEGRAHVTPLDVRSIAFDVLGHRILRTYEADAEGITATQIVEWILNKVPVP, translated from the coding sequence ATGGAAAATGCTCAAAGTAATACCCTAGAGTCTGACAATCTAGAAGAATGCATCGCAGAAGCGTCTCAATGGATTCCTGCTATTTTACAGGAAATGAAAGGCATGGTAGTAGGTCAGGAGTACCTCATACGCCGGCTTCTCATCGGCCTGCTTAGCAATGGCCACGTTCTCCTGGAAGGTGTTCCCGGCTTGGCAAAAACAACGACGATCAAGGCGCTCGCAGGCTGCCTGCAGGCCAGCTTTAGCCGCATACAGTTCACACCGGACTTGTTACCTTCCGACATTGTAGGAACGCTCATCTACAATCCACAGGAGCATAAATACTTCACCAAAAAGGGCCCTGTTTTCGCCAACCTCCTCCTGGCGGACGAAATCAACCGCGCCCCTGCGAAAGTCCAGAGCGCACTGCTGGAGGCCATGCAGGAACATCAAGTAACTCTTGGTGAAGAAAGCTTCCGCCTGCCAGAGCCGTTCCTCGTTTTGGCGACACAAAACCCGGTAGAACAGGAAGGCACCTATCCGCTGCCTGAGGCACAGGTGGACCGCTTCATGATGAAGGTAGAGGTGGATTACGGCTCCAATGATGAAGAGCTACGCATTCTGGAAATGATGGCTAGCTCTAAGCCGAAGGTCGCAGTGAAGCCCGTCATGACGATGGAGACATTGGTCCAGCTAAGGGAGCTTACCGACCAGATTTACATCGATGACAATATTAAGCGCTACATCGTCGAACTGGTTACCGCAACTCGTCGTCCGGAAAAGATTGATCCCAAACTCACCGGACTGATTCGCTATGGCGCATCTCCTCGCGCAACCATCAATCTTACCTTGGCCTCGCGTGCACATGCCTTCATTGAAGGCCGTGCCCATGTCACCCCTCTGGATGTTCGCAGCATTGCCTTTGATGTGCTGGGCCACCGCATTCTTCGCACCTACGAAGCAGATGCAGAAGGCATAACCGCAACTCAAATCGTAGAGTGGATTCTGAATAAGGTGCCGGTGCCATGA
- a CDS encoding glycoside hydrolase family 2 TIM barrel-domain containing protein, which produces MIKDTLSVELLQIGALKTWISPELTSINRLPMRSTLYPFASVNEARLGIREDSPWFRSLDGEWDFKLVDSPEQVQVSDLAPDINRSSWGSVVVPGNWSMQGYGKPHYSNIVMPFSDEPPYVPANNPTGVHARCFEIPLEWEGRRIILHFGGAESVLYVYVNGQAVGMGKDSRLPSEFDVTEFVNVGASNTVVAIVVQWSDASFIEDQDQWWLGGLHREVFLYSTDSVYIADVFAQGNLINDYRDGHFKLTARIGFPRKPLDGYSVEAQLHDPDGNALFAEPLISPVPIGPRDRWPRMEVSFEEQIHAPQMWSAECPHLYCVVLTLRNPSGNVIEVTSTRIGFRSIEVCDRKLLVNGQPVLINGMNRHDHDDRRGKGLTRETMRLDALQMKRFNVNAVRCAHYPNDPYWLDLCDELGFYVIDEANLESHDYFLQLCQDRRYAAAFLDRAVRMVERDKNHASIILWSLGNESGYAYNHDIMAGWIRSYDPSRPLHYEAALWNIPGKRVGKPEHDLALGDHATDIVCPMYPTLERLIAWATAENHPDRRRPMILCEYSHAMGNSNGSLADYYDLFEKYHGLQGGFIWEWIDHGIHCSTDDGQDYWAYGGDFGDTPNDRNFCCDGIVWPDRAPHPALFEFKHLAQPVKMLNYKDGQLAVKNCQYFAGLERFKGRWRIAVNGKNVAEGQLPTLQTRPQTVEIVPLDLPEYTLTAGDEAFLHVSFVTAEDAAWGDAGHVVAWNQILLQRKPADQRPIANTRDSLNIEEKDSCITVANTQIRLSVNRGTGVISNVSWQGNELVSHGPCLQIWRAATDNDGIKGWTGQEDKPLGQWLKAGLNAVNLKLVHVEVNYVDDGCVLIDLSHTAACLASESAIRHRHQYLVQPDGQIYVNNEFDVDSSLPALPRLGVRLTLPESFENVQWYGRGPYENYSDRKRSAMIDAYSDTVSGLYVPYILPQENGNHSDVRRLSFSNGVNSITIEGDPAFEFSASHFTAEDLFAASHTHQLKPRSETILNLDFMQSGIGTGSCGPVTRPEYQVHPGSYKWSYLLKFS; this is translated from the coding sequence GTGATAAAAGATACACTTTCGGTTGAACTGCTCCAAATCGGGGCACTCAAGACGTGGATTTCCCCGGAACTGACTTCAATCAACCGGCTACCCATGCGCTCAACTCTTTATCCCTTCGCTTCAGTGAATGAAGCTCGATTGGGAATACGCGAGGATTCGCCTTGGTTTAGGAGCTTAGACGGCGAGTGGGACTTCAAGCTGGTCGATTCGCCGGAGCAGGTGCAAGTTTCCGATCTCGCGCCAGATATCAACCGTTCATCCTGGGGAAGCGTGGTTGTTCCAGGGAACTGGAGCATGCAGGGCTACGGCAAGCCGCATTACTCCAATATCGTTATGCCGTTTTCCGATGAGCCGCCGTATGTTCCGGCAAATAATCCTACGGGTGTGCATGCACGTTGTTTTGAGATCCCATTGGAGTGGGAGGGACGGCGCATTATCTTGCACTTCGGCGGGGCTGAGAGCGTTTTATATGTTTACGTCAATGGACAGGCTGTGGGTATGGGAAAGGATTCACGGCTACCTTCAGAATTCGACGTCACCGAGTTCGTAAACGTCGGTGCTTCTAACACGGTTGTCGCGATTGTGGTCCAGTGGTCTGATGCTTCCTTTATCGAGGATCAGGACCAGTGGTGGCTCGGAGGGCTGCACCGCGAGGTATTCCTCTATTCGACTGACAGTGTTTACATCGCGGATGTTTTTGCCCAAGGAAATCTGATCAATGATTATAGGGACGGACATTTTAAGCTGACCGCCCGTATCGGCTTTCCACGCAAACCCCTGGATGGATATTCAGTGGAGGCGCAACTGCATGACCCCGATGGAAATGCGTTATTTGCTGAGCCATTGATATCTCCGGTGCCGATTGGCCCTCGTGATCGTTGGCCACGCATGGAAGTCAGTTTTGAAGAGCAGATCCATGCACCGCAAATGTGGTCAGCGGAATGCCCGCATTTATACTGCGTTGTCCTTACATTGAGAAATCCTTCTGGAAATGTCATTGAAGTAACCTCTACCAGGATAGGCTTCCGTTCCATCGAGGTTTGTGACCGCAAGTTACTCGTCAATGGCCAGCCTGTGCTCATCAACGGCATGAACCGCCATGACCATGATGATCGTCGAGGGAAGGGGCTCACCCGTGAAACCATGCGTCTGGATGCACTGCAGATGAAGCGGTTCAATGTGAACGCGGTGCGCTGCGCCCATTATCCCAATGACCCTTACTGGCTCGACCTCTGTGATGAGCTGGGCTTTTACGTTATCGACGAAGCCAATCTCGAGTCGCATGATTATTTTTTACAGCTTTGCCAGGATAGGCGTTACGCCGCTGCTTTTCTGGATCGTGCCGTGCGCATGGTAGAGCGCGACAAGAACCACGCTTCGATTATTCTCTGGTCTTTAGGCAACGAAAGCGGCTATGCCTACAATCATGACATCATGGCTGGCTGGATTCGCAGTTATGACCCAAGCCGGCCATTACATTACGAAGCGGCGCTATGGAATATTCCAGGCAAGCGAGTAGGGAAGCCGGAGCACGACTTGGCCTTGGGGGATCATGCGACCGATATCGTATGTCCGATGTATCCGACGCTTGAACGTCTTATCGCCTGGGCTACAGCGGAGAACCATCCCGACCGCAGGCGCCCGATGATCCTTTGCGAATACTCCCATGCGATGGGCAACAGCAATGGCTCACTGGCAGACTACTATGACCTTTTTGAGAAGTATCACGGGCTTCAAGGCGGCTTTATCTGGGAATGGATCGACCATGGAATTCACTGCAGTACTGATGATGGGCAAGACTACTGGGCCTATGGGGGAGATTTTGGCGACACGCCAAATGACCGTAATTTCTGCTGCGATGGCATTGTTTGGCCAGACCGTGCTCCGCACCCCGCATTGTTTGAGTTTAAGCATCTCGCCCAGCCAGTTAAAATGCTGAACTACAAGGATGGGCAACTGGCAGTTAAAAACTGTCAATACTTTGCCGGCCTCGAAAGATTCAAGGGTAGATGGCGCATTGCTGTTAACGGTAAAAACGTCGCCGAGGGTCAATTGCCCACGCTACAAACAAGACCTCAAACAGTTGAAATAGTACCCTTGGATTTGCCTGAATACACTCTTACCGCAGGAGATGAGGCATTCTTACATGTTTCTTTTGTCACTGCCGAGGATGCCGCTTGGGGGGATGCGGGTCATGTTGTTGCCTGGAACCAGATTCTACTGCAGAGGAAGCCAGCAGATCAGCGGCCAATAGCGAATACCCGTGATAGTCTTAACATTGAGGAAAAGGATTCCTGCATTACGGTAGCAAACACTCAAATAAGACTCTCAGTGAATCGTGGCACGGGTGTTATCTCAAATGTTTCGTGGCAGGGCAACGAGTTGGTTAGTCATGGGCCATGTTTGCAGATCTGGCGTGCGGCGACGGACAACGATGGCATTAAGGGCTGGACCGGCCAAGAGGACAAACCCTTGGGGCAATGGCTTAAAGCAGGTCTGAATGCGGTTAACCTGAAGCTTGTTCATGTAGAGGTAAACTATGTGGACGATGGTTGTGTTTTGATTGACCTCAGTCATACCGCTGCCTGCCTTGCCTCTGAGTCGGCCATAAGGCATCGACATCAATATCTGGTCCAACCTGATGGCCAAATCTACGTAAACAATGAATTCGATGTGGACTCTTCTTTACCTGCGTTGCCACGGCTTGGTGTCAGGTTAACACTGCCTGAATCTTTTGAGAATGTGCAGTGGTATGGTCGCGGTCCTTACGAAAATTACAGCGATCGCAAGCGCTCGGCCATGATAGATGCCTACAGCGATACCGTTTCTGGCCTCTATGTGCCGTATATCTTGCCACAGGAAAACGGTAACCATAGCGATGTTCGTCGTTTGAGTTTTTCCAATGGTGTAAACTCTATTACGATAGAAGGAGATCCGGCCTTTGAGTTCTCGGCAAGCCACTTTACGGCTGAGGATTTATTTGCGGCGTCTCATACGCACCAACTAAAGCCCAGAAGCGAAACGATTCTCAATCTTGACTTCATGCAGTCAGGTATTGGCACTGGCAGTTGTGGTCCAGTGACACGACCCGAGTATCAAGTTCACCCTGGTAGCTATAAATGGAGTTATCTACTAAAATTCTCATGA